GTGTACATAAATGGCACTTACCTCAACAAAGTTCCTTTTCATATTATAGTTGGTTCAGGAGTTAAAGGGCAATCCTATTTATACTGGCATCAAAATACATTATCACAACTACCGGTATCTTACTCCCAAGTAGAAAAAAGCTGGGTAAATAGTCCAGGCTATGTGGACAATAAGGTTCAGATGAACAGATCCATAATTCCAACATGTCTTACTTGCCACACCACTTTTGCTAAAAATATTCAACCGGATGATTTTTTCAGTCCCGCCTATGATAAAAAACAAGTCATTCTGGGAATACAATGCGAAAGTTGCCATGGACCTTCGTCCAAACATGTGGACTTCCATCAACAAAATCCTAATGAAAAAAACCCAGAATTTATACTGGATATTACAAAATTGAGTCGGCAGCAAAGGTTAGATGCTTGTGCTAAGTGTCATTCAGGGCTTAGGGAACCAATCAAGAGACCTTTTTCTTTTAAAACTGGTGATGTTTTGGATGAATTCACAAAAGCCAATTACTTGCCGGAAGAAATCAATAGTTTAGATGTTCATGGCAACCAATACGGCCTATTAACTTCTAGCAAGTGCTTCATTGAGTCCGAAACGATGGACTGTTCGTCATGTCATAATCCCCATCGGAAAGAACGACAAAATCTAAAATTGTATTCTCAGAGATGTATGGAATGTCACCAGGAACCAGAACAAATTCACAAATCGTCTTACGTAAAAGAATCTGTGTCCACTAATAATTGCATAGACTGCCATATGCCAAAACTCCCTTCTTCAGTTTTAACAATTCAATCGCAAGATTTGACCAATATAGATTCGCTATTGGTCAGAACGCATCGAATTGCCGTTTACGAAAAAGCATCGGAAGATTTAATGGAATATATAAAAAAACTTACAACAGAGTCCAAAAATCGTTAGAACATTCAATGGGTAATGAAACAACAGGTGTTGAATCTTTTTTGATAATTAAATTTGAGCTGATTTATGACTTTGTGTTTTTTAGCCTTCAAAGTGTCTACAGCGCAATCAATTGATCAGATTGGCAACATTTCTAGTGGACGACCTTCTAATTTTTAATTCCCCATTTAGAACAATGGTCTTGGTTTTCTGTGATTTATGTTTCATTAGTTCTAATAGAAGTTCTGCGGCTCGCCTGCCCATTTCGAAAGTAGGCTGTTTCACACTGCTTAGGGGAGGAGTGACCAATTCTGCCATTCGAGTCTCCGTAAACCCCATGATAGCTATATCCTCAGGAACACGATATCCATTATCCTTCAATTTTTTCATTGCACCAATGGCCACTAAATCGTTTTCACAATAAAAAGCGTCAGGCAAATCATGCTTGTAAATAAGGTCTTCAATGATTTCTATACCTTCTTTAGCCAATAATCCTGTTTCTATAATCTTGTAATTCCCTTTTGGAAATTTGTGTTTTCTGATAGCTTTTAAAAATCCTTTGATCCTTTCGTTTGAAACGCATAAGTTCTTGTGTCCAGCTAGATGGTATATTTTTTTATAACCTTGTGATATTAAATGTTCCGTAGCAAAAAAACTCCATTTTTGGTTATTAAAAAGCACTTTGTCTGCTTGCAATGATTCCTCCACCCTTCCCAAAAAAACTATTGGGTATCCATTTTGTTTTTGTTCCAAATAGTATTCCATATTATTACTTTCTGTCGCTGGGGCAATTATTAGCCCATCAATCATATTGTTAATCAAAGTTTTAACATTTTTTAATTCCTGTATCGGACTTTCTTCAGATTGCATTACCAATACTTGATAGCCTTCATTTATAAACACTTCTTGCACTGCCATTATAATTTCCGAGAAAAACTCACTTATGAACTCAGGTACAACAACGCCGATATTAAATGTTTTGTTCTGGCTCAATTTTTTGGCAATAGGGTTTGGAGAATAGCCCATTTCCTTTGCGGTAGTTAAAATAAGTTCCCTAGTTTCTTTCTTAATATCATATTTATCGTTAAACGCTCTTGAAACAGAAGAGATGGAAACATTGAGCCTTTTAGCAACATCCTTTATAGTTATACGTTTCATAACATTTTTTTAAGAAAATTAAATATATAGCTTATATAAATTTCCGGAAATTTTATAAACTAGAAGGATAAACTTACAAAAACCTTGGTAAATTTTAAATAAACCCTTAAAATGTTTAGCAATTTTCAATTTTAGATAAACATTATATTACTGAATCCAAATATGTTGAGCATTTTGGTTAGGTATAGATTGTAGAGATAATCATATCAAAAAAAGTAGAGCCAAAATTTGGATACTTCCTAAAAAAAGACTGTTTAAACACAGATATAATAAATTTCCGGAAACGATTCCGTAAATTTAAAACGTTTCCGGTAACGTTTTCAGAAACTTTAATCACGTTTTCCGGAATAATATAATAGTTGTGTATATCTTTCCACTTACTAATTAACTAAACATTTAATTTTATGAAAAAGCTACTCTTTGTTATGTTTTTTCTATCCATTAGCGGGATGCTGTGGTCACAGGAAAAGCAAATAACAGGTACAGTGAAGGACACGGACGGTATGCCTCTTCCTGGTGCCACTATTGTTGTCCAAGGAACAACAAATGGTACTCAAACTGATTTTGACGGGAATTATACGATTAAAGTCGCTGAAGGAAGTGTATTGTCATTTTCTTACATTGGCTTTGCTTCGCAAAGCATTACAGTCGGGAGCAGTTCTACCATAAACATTACCTTAGAGGAAGATTCTGCCCAACTAGATGAGGTGGTTGTGGTTGGGTATGGCACCCAAAAGGCAGTGAATCTCACTGGGTCGGTAGAGACGGTAAAGGCTGAGGAAATTACTAGGCAACCTGTCATACAAACTTCACAGGCCTTAGCCGGACTGGTGCCAGGATTAACCGCGGTGCAGGGCAGTGGGCAACCTGGTAATGACGGGGCTACCCTACGTATAAGGGGGCTTGGTACAATAGGTTCGGGGGATAACAACAATCCATTGGTTTTGGTTGATGGAATTCCAGATGATATTAATGGTCTAGATCCTTCTGATATTAAATCCATTTCGGTTTTAAAAGATGCTTCGGCTTCAGCTATTTATGGGTCTAGGGCTGCGAATGGTGTAATACTGATTACTACAAATAGGGGTAGGGATGGTGTTTTGCAAGCAACGTACAATACGTATGTAGGTGTGCAGGGGCAAACCCAAAACTTGAATTTTGCCAATGCATCGGAATATCTCCAAGCATTTAACGATGCCGACCCAGCTGGTGTTCCTCAGGAAACTCTCGATGCTTACAGAGAAGGTGTGGGTTTAGGAACAGAAGCTTTGCCAGATACAGATTGGCTTGACCTATTGTTTTCTGAGCAGGGTTTGCAGCAGTATCATAACTTTAGTGTTAGGGGAGGGTCTGAAAAAGCAAGGCTTGCAGCTTCTATCTCCTACACGAATCAAGAAGGAAATATTCCAAATTTCGACTTTGAGAGGTTTACAGGGAGGTTTAATACGGATTTAAAATTTAGTGAAAAATTTGATGTTGCTTTTGATATTAATTTTAGGCGAGACGTTAATACCCAGCCCGCATCATTGCAAGATGTTATCCGTCAAGCTAATCGTTTGAGTCCTACGTTTATCGCTATAAATGATAATGGGACTTGGGGAGAAGGTTTTAGTGGAGGAAATCCGGTTGCACTTGTGAATACGGGCTCAGAAGACGAAAGAATAGTAAATTATTTTAGAGGAGTTCTTAAAGCTACGTATAGACCTATTGAAGAATTGTCGCTAACCGCTACATATGCTCCACAGTATACGGGTATCAGTCGTAATGATTTTAACCGACCATGGGTATGGCAAAGTAGTTCAAATGCAGACCCTGTACAACTTGGTTTATCTTCAGTGGCCCAAGAGAAACAAGAACGTTTTATTGATAACTTTAATTTTATCGTAAATTATAGCAAAGATTTTGGAGACCACAGTGTGTCTGGTCTTGTGGGGTATGAATTTATAAAAGACCAATCCGAAACATTTGGAGCTGCTAGAGGTGGGTTTGTTATACCAGATTTTCGTACGTTGAATAACGGAGATGCCGATACTGCGACTAACTTTGGAAGAGCTACGGTCAGTGGTTTGGAATCGGTATTTGGGAGGGTGAATTATGCCTATAAGGGGAAGTATTTGCTTGAAGCCAATGTAAGAAGGGATGCCTCTTCAAGATTTGCCCCAGGATTCAGATCTGCAACTTTCCCTTCTGTATCCTTAGGTTGGCGTGTAACAGAGGAAGATTTTTTTCCAGAAGACTCTTTTGTTTCAAACCTGAAATTTAGAAGTTCGTGGGGGCAATTGGGGAATCAATTTATCTTTGCCAATCTTACAGAAAATGGGGTCAATATCCAAGACTATTTTGGCAATCCACTTTCCGTTCCTATCAACTTTATTTTTCAATCGCAGTTTGGTGTAGGGAATGCAAACCCAGTTCTTGGTGGGGCCGCCACCGTCGGAGGGGCGCAACCTAACTTGGCAAACTCTGAACTGGAATGGGAAGTATCAGAAACATTTAATGTAGGGGTCGATGCTGCTTTTTTTGATAATAGATTGACCTTTACCGGTGAATACTATGTCAGAACAACAAAGGATATCCTACTTGGAGTGACTTTACAACCTTCAACAGGTTTTGCATCCGTACCCCCACAAAATGCCGGGGAGGTTCAAAACAAAGGATGGGACTTTTCCATAGGATGGCAAGGTGCTATCGGGGATAACTTTACCTACGGAATCAATGCCAATTACTTCTTTTTTGAGAATGAGGTCACAGATTTGGGGGGACTGGATGAGTTGCCGCCAGCAGATACAATCACCAGGGTTGGAGAAAGTATAGGTGCAATATTTGGGTTTAGAGAGGAAGGATTGTATCAAGAGAGCGATTTTGATGCTGATGGTAACCTAAACGCTGGATTACCGGTCCCGAGTTTTGGCGACTTTCAAGCAGGAGACATAAGATTTGCAGATATTTCCGGTCCAGATGGTGTTCCAGATGGGATTATTAATAATGATGACCGTACAATAATCGGTAATAGTATTGATACAAGTAATTGGGGTGTTGATGTCTTTGCAAAGTATAAAAGTTTCGATGTATCAGTTTCAGTAATAGGCGCTGGTGGTAGAGATGTGTTTTTACGTGATGATATAGGATGGTCCTTCTTCAACGCCGGTAAAATTCAAAGATGGCAATTGGATTACTGGACTCCCACAAATACGGATGCTTCATTGCCAAGACCAACAGCATTAAGTTCACATCATAATTTTAGGGTAACTGAAACTTGGGTGCATGATGCTTCTTATGTGCGAGTTAGAAATATCACTCTCGGGTATGAATTGCCTGATCTTAACGGCACATCCGTTAGATTGTTCGTTTCGGGCCAAAACCTATTTACCTTTGATAAGTTGCCTGAGGGTATAGATCCTTTAGTGCCAAACTTTAACACGGGGAATTTTTTCCCTATAGCTAAGGTATATACTGCAGGCTTAAATGTTAGATTTTAATTAAAAAAAATTGTAGAAATGAAAAAACTAAAATTAATTCTTGTTTTGTGTCTTGTCATGACCGGAATATCCAGTTGTGCAGACAATGTATTGGATTTAGAAGATCCGAGCGCCCCAGCCGATACGAATTTTTTCTCTACCGAAGCAGAATTGGAAATTGCTTTGGGTGGTATATATGAAAGCTTGGCATATGTAAGAGGTGTTCCTTTTCCTCAACTTTTGGACCATGTAACCGATTTAGGCTTTAGTAGGGGCGGTGTTGTGGGTACTGGAGATGTGACCCAAGGTAGTTTATCATCAACAAGTGATATAACCGAAGCGTATTGGGAAAACTTTTATATAGGGGTGCAACGAGCCAACACATTATTGGCCAACATGTCTAGGGCCGAAGAAGTTAGTGACCCAGACAGATTTAATGAAATTCGTGCTGAGGCTCTATTTTTAAGAGCCTATTTTTACAGTTACTTAGTTGAATTGTACGGAGATGTACCGTTGAGACTAGACATTGTAACATCTTTGAATGATGAAAATTTGGTTTTGTCTAGAACACCTAAAGCAGAGGTGGTTGCCCAAATATTGGGAGATTTAGATATTGCAGCAGGCATACTGCCAACTAACGCAGCTGAAAGAGGTAGGACTTCTGCAAATGCAACCAATGCCTTAGCTTCTAGAATTGCACTATATAATGGCGACTACAGCCTTGCCATAAGTAAAGCGGAAGAAGTTCAAAATGCGGGTGTATCGTTATACCCTGATTATGAATCATTGTTTCTTCCAGAAAATATTGATGCAGAGGAGATTTTGCTAAGTGTCAATTTTGCGGAAGGAGCAAAAATACATCGCTTGTCAGTAGAACAAGGCTCGCGTTTTGGTGGATGGGCCCGATTGGTACCACTTCAACCAACGTTGGATACCTATGAGACCATAAATGGATTGCCAATAGACGAAGATCCAGCTTTTGATGCAGTAAACCCTTTTGAAAATAGAGACCCAAGGATGAAAGCAACTATTGTGACCCCTGGTGATGTATGGACCAACCATGAATATTATCAGCATAGTGATAGTCTAGCTTGTTGGAGAATAGAAAATGGTCAGAGAGTAGAACGTGTTTTTAACGCCAACTCAGCTAATCCTTCAGGTGTTAGCATTGTCGATAATGTTCTTGATCCAGTTTCAGGTACCTTCAGGGAATTTGATAGTGGAGGGTCTAACCAGTTTACCTCGTTCACAGGTTATATATGGAAAAAATTCTCAGATGAGCCGGCCTTGGCTGGAGAACGTGCGTTCCCTGCTACCCAGTCCGAGCAACCATTAACCCTAATACGTTATGCAGAGGTATTGTTAAACTTTGCCGAAGCTAAAATAGAATCTGGAAACATTGACCAGGCGACATTGAATGCTATCAATGCGGTAAGGGAGCGCGGATATAATGGTTCGGGCATCACTTATCCTGAAGTTACGACTATGGATCAAGCAGAACTTAGAAGGATAGTCAGACGTGAACGTAAGGTGGAGTTGGCCAATGAGGGTCTCCGTTTATTTGATATTAGAAGATGGCGTACTGCTGAAAAAGTAATGAATGGAGCAGCTGTAGGTGGCCCAGCCAATGGATTCAGTGTGATTGGTGGAGATTTAGGATTGGTTCCCGTCATAGATGATGATGGACACGTCACATATCCTGGTGCTCCTATAGAACCAAGAGGAGAGCTGGGGAATTTTAGTTATAGGGATGTAGAGGCAAGGCTTTTTCAGCCAGCAAGAGATTATTTATGGCCCATACCTCAGTCAGAAATTGATGCCGCGGCCGGCGCTGGAGTTGAAGTACAGCAAAATCCCGGTTATTGAGTTAGTTTTTTTTATTCAATTTTTAAATGGGGGTAGGGTCAACTACCCCTATTTAATGTAAGTTGGTTTACATGTATTTGAAAGTGAAATTAGGTTTACAAATTTGTGCCATTGTTATGCTGGTTTATGGTTGCTCCGATAATGATAAAGCAAGGGCAACTGATGGAAACTCCAATTTTACACTCTTCGAAATTGTCCCAGATTCAATAACGCAACTTGATTTCAATAATAGAGTACTCGAAAGTCTTGAAATGAATGGCTTAAACTATGAATACATGTATAACGGTTCTGGTGTATCTGCTGCCGATTTCAACAATGATGGTCTAACGGATTTATATTTTGTGTCAAGTCAGGGAAGCAATAAATTATTTTTAAATGAAAGTCATCTAAAGTTTAAAAACATAGCGAAGACTGCTAAAGTAGAGGGAGAACCCGGTTTTAGTACGGCATCAACTGTAGTGGACATAAACAATGATGGGCTTCTTGATATTTATGTATGTAGATCTGGCCCATTTATAAATGCTGACGTAAGAAACAATGAGCTTTTTGTCAATCAAGGAAACAACAAAGACGGTATTCCTGTTTTTAAAGAGCAGGCCAGTTTATATCAATTAGACCTTAACCATTATTCCACACAAGCGGCATTTTTTGATTATGACAAAGATGGAGATTTAGACCTGTTTCTCATAAATCATAATCCAGATACCAAAGTCCTGTATGATATGGACAATCTAAAAAAAATAAAATCGCCTTTAACCAGTGACAGGTTGTTTAGAAACGACGATAATCTATTTTATGATGTTTCTGATAAAGCCGGACTTATAAATGATGGTATCGGATTTGGATTGGGTATCTCCATAGGAGATTTGAATAACGACTCTTGGCCTGATGTAATTGTAGGGCATGACTATGAATCTAAAGACAGAATTTACATTAACCAACAAGACGGGAGTTTCAAAGATGTTGGGAATAGTTCTACAGGGCATATTTCTAATTTTTCTATGGGAAATGATATTGCAGATTTCAATAATGATGGTTGGTTGGACTTCATGTCCGTAGATATGGTATCAGAGGATAATTATGGCATTAAGGCCAGTATGAGTGGTATGAATACAGAACGATTCAACAATTTGGTCGAAGATGGGTTCCATTACCAATACATGTACAATACTTTACAATTAAATAATGGAAATAGTGTAGAAACCAATGCGCCGCTTTTTTCTGATATAGCTTCTTTTAGTGGTGTTTCCAGTACAGATTGGAGTTGGGGACCACTATTTTTTGATATGGATAACGATGGGGACAAAGACCTTTTTATTTCAAATGGAATAAAAAGGGATTTTAGAAATGTTGATTTTATCCATTACAGACAGCGAAAGGAAAGTGAGTATGATGAAAAAATAAAAGAAGCACCGGAAAAGGCTAAAATCTTACTGGAAAGACAAAGAGACGAAGATCTTCTTCGTAGAATGCCCTCCAGAAAAAAAGACAACTACTTCTTTGAAAATGATGGAGGATTGGCTTTTAAGAAAAAGAATAAAATTTGGGTCGAAGAAAAATTAACAGCTACGAACGGAGCAGCATACGCAGATTTAGACAATGATGGAGATCTTGATATCATCACAAATAATATGGATGATAAGGCCTTTATCTATAAAAACAATGCTTCAGAGCTAGGCATGGGAAACTACTTAAAAATAAATTTAAAAGGTTCTTCAAAAAATACAGACGGTATTGGAGCTAGGGTGACAATTACCACAAAAGATGGAATACAGACTATAGAACAATACCTCTCCAGAGGTTTTCAGTCATCTGTCGATAAAACAATTCATTTTGGTGTTGGCTCAGAAGACAAAATAGAGCAATTGACCATTGTGTGGCCCGATGACACAAAACAAACCCTAAAAAACATTAATGCCAATACAACCATAAACTTAAACCATTCGGAAGCAGAAAAAGCAGACCAAATAGCACATCAATCAGAAACGAATAAAATTTTTGACAACATAACCAACCAAATTTCCCTTGATCATCGCGTGGTGGAAAACCAATTTGATGATTTTGAAAAAGAAATCCTGTTGCCACATAAAATGTCAGAAGAGGGCCCTGCCTTGGCAGTAGGTGATATTGATAACGATGGACTCGAAGATATTTACATAGGAGGAGCCAAAGGTATTTCAGGGGCTTTGTACTTGCAGCAAAATGATGGTGGATTTTCCAAATCCAATATATCTACTTTTAGTAGAGATGCAGAATGTGAAGACGTTGATGCCATCTTTTTTGATATCGATGGTGATGGTGATCAAGATTTATATGTGGTCAGTGGAGGCAATGAGCACG
The nucleotide sequence above comes from Flagellimonas sp. HMM57. Encoded proteins:
- a CDS encoding multiheme c-type cytochrome; this translates as MNTKPLQNTAIGIVLCIFCIIISYKCNSYEAKELKLEIVSDYDGNQFVGSITCQSCHEQMYSDHLETAHYLTSKKADKSSILGSFEDNNNHLELKKGIVYKMVEENGQLYQAVYINGTYLNKVPFHIIVGSGVKGQSYLYWHQNTLSQLPVSYSQVEKSWVNSPGYVDNKVQMNRSIIPTCLTCHTTFAKNIQPDDFFSPAYDKKQVILGIQCESCHGPSSKHVDFHQQNPNEKNPEFILDITKLSRQQRLDACAKCHSGLREPIKRPFSFKTGDVLDEFTKANYLPEEINSLDVHGNQYGLLTSSKCFIESETMDCSSCHNPHRKERQNLKLYSQRCMECHQEPEQIHKSSYVKESVSTNNCIDCHMPKLPSSVLTIQSQDLTNIDSLLVRTHRIAVYEKASEDLMEYIKKLTTESKNR
- a CDS encoding LacI family DNA-binding transcriptional regulator; the protein is MKRITIKDVAKRLNVSISSVSRAFNDKYDIKKETRELILTTAKEMGYSPNPIAKKLSQNKTFNIGVVVPEFISEFFSEIIMAVQEVFINEGYQVLVMQSEESPIQELKNVKTLINNMIDGLIIAPATESNNMEYYLEQKQNGYPIVFLGRVEESLQADKVLFNNQKWSFFATEHLISQGYKKIYHLAGHKNLCVSNERIKGFLKAIRKHKFPKGNYKIIETGLLAKEGIEIIEDLIYKHDLPDAFYCENDLVAIGAMKKLKDNGYRVPEDIAIMGFTETRMAELVTPPLSSVKQPTFEMGRRAAELLLELMKHKSQKTKTIVLNGELKIRRSSTRNVANLIN
- a CDS encoding TonB-dependent receptor, whose protein sequence is MKKLLFVMFFLSISGMLWSQEKQITGTVKDTDGMPLPGATIVVQGTTNGTQTDFDGNYTIKVAEGSVLSFSYIGFASQSITVGSSSTINITLEEDSAQLDEVVVVGYGTQKAVNLTGSVETVKAEEITRQPVIQTSQALAGLVPGLTAVQGSGQPGNDGATLRIRGLGTIGSGDNNNPLVLVDGIPDDINGLDPSDIKSISVLKDASASAIYGSRAANGVILITTNRGRDGVLQATYNTYVGVQGQTQNLNFANASEYLQAFNDADPAGVPQETLDAYREGVGLGTEALPDTDWLDLLFSEQGLQQYHNFSVRGGSEKARLAASISYTNQEGNIPNFDFERFTGRFNTDLKFSEKFDVAFDINFRRDVNTQPASLQDVIRQANRLSPTFIAINDNGTWGEGFSGGNPVALVNTGSEDERIVNYFRGVLKATYRPIEELSLTATYAPQYTGISRNDFNRPWVWQSSSNADPVQLGLSSVAQEKQERFIDNFNFIVNYSKDFGDHSVSGLVGYEFIKDQSETFGAARGGFVIPDFRTLNNGDADTATNFGRATVSGLESVFGRVNYAYKGKYLLEANVRRDASSRFAPGFRSATFPSVSLGWRVTEEDFFPEDSFVSNLKFRSSWGQLGNQFIFANLTENGVNIQDYFGNPLSVPINFIFQSQFGVGNANPVLGGAATVGGAQPNLANSELEWEVSETFNVGVDAAFFDNRLTFTGEYYVRTTKDILLGVTLQPSTGFASVPPQNAGEVQNKGWDFSIGWQGAIGDNFTYGINANYFFFENEVTDLGGLDELPPADTITRVGESIGAIFGFREEGLYQESDFDADGNLNAGLPVPSFGDFQAGDIRFADISGPDGVPDGIINNDDRTIIGNSIDTSNWGVDVFAKYKSFDVSVSVIGAGGRDVFLRDDIGWSFFNAGKIQRWQLDYWTPTNTDASLPRPTALSSHHNFRVTETWVHDASYVRVRNITLGYELPDLNGTSVRLFVSGQNLFTFDKLPEGIDPLVPNFNTGNFFPIAKVYTAGLNVRF
- a CDS encoding RagB/SusD family nutrient uptake outer membrane protein codes for the protein MKKLKLILVLCLVMTGISSCADNVLDLEDPSAPADTNFFSTEAELEIALGGIYESLAYVRGVPFPQLLDHVTDLGFSRGGVVGTGDVTQGSLSSTSDITEAYWENFYIGVQRANTLLANMSRAEEVSDPDRFNEIRAEALFLRAYFYSYLVELYGDVPLRLDIVTSLNDENLVLSRTPKAEVVAQILGDLDIAAGILPTNAAERGRTSANATNALASRIALYNGDYSLAISKAEEVQNAGVSLYPDYESLFLPENIDAEEILLSVNFAEGAKIHRLSVEQGSRFGGWARLVPLQPTLDTYETINGLPIDEDPAFDAVNPFENRDPRMKATIVTPGDVWTNHEYYQHSDSLACWRIENGQRVERVFNANSANPSGVSIVDNVLDPVSGTFREFDSGGSNQFTSFTGYIWKKFSDEPALAGERAFPATQSEQPLTLIRYAEVLLNFAEAKIESGNIDQATLNAINAVRERGYNGSGITYPEVTTMDQAELRRIVRRERKVELANEGLRLFDIRRWRTAEKVMNGAAVGGPANGFSVIGGDLGLVPVIDDDGHVTYPGAPIEPRGELGNFSYRDVEARLFQPARDYLWPIPQSEIDAAAGAGVEVQQNPGY
- a CDS encoding VCBS repeat-containing protein; this encodes MYLKVKLGLQICAIVMLVYGCSDNDKARATDGNSNFTLFEIVPDSITQLDFNNRVLESLEMNGLNYEYMYNGSGVSAADFNNDGLTDLYFVSSQGSNKLFLNESHLKFKNIAKTAKVEGEPGFSTASTVVDINNDGLLDIYVCRSGPFINADVRNNELFVNQGNNKDGIPVFKEQASLYQLDLNHYSTQAAFFDYDKDGDLDLFLINHNPDTKVLYDMDNLKKIKSPLTSDRLFRNDDNLFYDVSDKAGLINDGIGFGLGISIGDLNNDSWPDVIVGHDYESKDRIYINQQDGSFKDVGNSSTGHISNFSMGNDIADFNNDGWLDFMSVDMVSEDNYGIKASMSGMNTERFNNLVEDGFHYQYMYNTLQLNNGNSVETNAPLFSDIASFSGVSSTDWSWGPLFFDMDNDGDKDLFISNGIKRDFRNVDFIHYRQRKESEYDEKIKEAPEKAKILLERQRDEDLLRRMPSRKKDNYFFENDGGLAFKKKNKIWVEEKLTATNGAAYADLDNDGDLDIITNNMDDKAFIYKNNASELGMGNYLKINLKGSSKNTDGIGARVTITTKDGIQTIEQYLSRGFQSSVDKTIHFGVGSEDKIEQLTIVWPDDTKQTLKNINANTTINLNHSEAEKADQIAHQSETNKIFDNITNQISLDHRVVENQFDDFEKEILLPHKMSEEGPALAVGDIDNDGLEDIYIGGAKGISGALYLQQNDGGFSKSNISTFSRDAECEDVDAIFFDIDGDGDQDLYVVSGGNEHEFGSKYYADRIYINNKGAFTKMGTFDVVPASGSIVKPFDYDFDGDLDLFVGGRQYPGNYPHPGTSFLLRNDSDQGRLHLTSVAGEALKSLGMVTDATWADVDGDGMEDLTVVGEWMPITFLKNDKGTFQNITESSGLENTNGWWFSVKAHDFDNDGDVDFIAGNLGLNSKYQTSVEEPFSIYAKDFDQTGTTDIVLGYYQEGKQYPLRGRECSSQQMPFIKKKFENYHSFASAELIDVYGEENISDALKYEANTFTTSYFENLGDGQFKVRELPGEAQITAVTSIINEDFNNDGFMDVLLMGNIYGFEVETPRQDAGYGLYLEGDGKGNFNPLMPYESGLFIKGDVAKAKKINMATHKDVLIVALKNDSVQFIKSNQNQKNKQSKADI